One Ricinus communis isolate WT05 ecotype wild-type chromosome 1, ASM1957865v1, whole genome shotgun sequence DNA window includes the following coding sequences:
- the LOC8277438 gene encoding phospholipase A(1) DAD1, chloroplastic, whose amino-acid sequence MPYKRPLQNSLDATIITICIDYSSVSSLFCNHFHFKRKLQNSQRRKHPFHFNILYAAVCRLLIKSNPVQRKMQLSLAPSIPRSLPSTHLKIQCCTLTQPIKLDKKSMEINHPLKNWEHFLDPVLNDSVSSCSASRRPVKLGSKWMEYQGIRNWEGLLDPLDDNLRAEILRYGNFVEAAYNSFDFDPSSPAYATCRFPKSTLLERSGLPQTGYRLTKHLRATSGIQLPRWIEKAPSWVATQSSWMGYVAVCQDKEEISRLGRRDVVISYRGTATCLEWLENLRATLANIPDADSDTKMSSPCSCGPMVESGFLSLYTSRTAMGPSLQEMVREEIQRLLQSYGDEPLSLTITGHSLGAALAILTAYDIKTTFRSAPLVTVISFGGPRVGNRSFRQHLEKQGTKVLRIVNSDDLITKVPGFVIDGDNDNENEVIKKRDVNIAGIPGWIQKRVEETQWAYAEVGKELRLSSKDSPYINSVNVATCHELKTYLHLVNGFVSSSCPFRATAKRVLGKHTR is encoded by the coding sequence atgcccTATAAAAGGCCACTTCAAAACTCTCTGGATGCAACAATCATCACCATCTGCATCGACTATTCCTCTGTTTCATCTCTCTTCTGCAACCATTTTcactttaaaagaaaactgcAAAACtcacaaagaagaaaacacCCATTCCATTTCAACATTCTATACGCAGCTGTGTGCAGGTTGTTAATTAAGAGCAATCCTGTACAGAGAAAAATGCAGCTCTCTTTGGCGCCTTCAATACCACGCTCACTCCCTTCGACACACTTAAAGATACAGTGCTGCACTCTCACTCAACCTATAAAACTCGACAAGAAGTCTATGGAGATCAACCATCCTCTCAAGAATTGGGAACACTTCCTTGACCCAGTTCTCAACGACTCAGTGTCGTCCTGCTCTGCCTCTCGAAGACCCGTTAAACTGGGCAGCAAATGGATGGAATATCAAGGTATTCGAAACTGGGAAGGTTTACTCGACCCTCTCGATGATAATTTACGTGCAGAGATTCTCCGATACGGAAACTTTGTTGAAGCAGCATACAATTCTTTCGACTTTGATCCTTCATCACCTGCCTATGCCACCTGCCGCTTCCCAAAAAGTACATTGCTCGAGCGGTCTGGTTTGCCTCAAACCGGTTACCGGTTAACCAAACACTTACGTGCTACCTCAGGTATCCAACTGCCACGTTGGATAGAAAAAGCCCCAAGCTGGGTGGCAACTCAGTCTAGCTGGATGGGCTACGTGGCAGTCTGTCAAGACAAGGAGGAGATTTCAAGGTTAGGACGACGGGATGTGGTGATTTCTTACAGAGGTACTGCTACTTGCCTCGAATGGCTCGAAAATTTACGAGCCACCCTCGCTAACATACCTGATGCGGATTCTGACACAAAGATGAGCAGCCCTTGTTCATGCGGACCAATGGTGGAAAGTGGATTTTTAAGCCTTTATACTTCTAGAACAGCAATGGGCCCAAGCCTCCAAGAAATGGTCCGCGAAGAAATCCAAAGACTTCTACAATCTTACGGCGACGAGCCTCTTAGCTTAACCATAACAGGCCACAGTCTTGGTGCTGCTCTAGCAATTCTCACTGCTTATGACATCAAAACTACATTCAGAAGTGCACCGCTTGTCACCGTCATATCTTTTGGCGGTCCGCGAGTCGGAAACAGGAGCTTCCGACAACATTTAGAAAAACAAGGCACGAAAGTGCTTCGTATTGTGAATTCTGATgatctaataacaaaagtaCCTGGTTTTGTAATCGATGGAGACAATGACAATGAGAATGAAGTTATAAAGAAGAGAGACGTGAACATCGCCGGAATTCCAGGCTGGATCCAGAAAAGAGTGGAGGAGACACAGTGGGCATATGCGGAGGTCGGAAAAGAACTCAGATTGAGTAGCAAAGACTCTCCGTACATAAATAGTGTGAATGTAGCCACGTGCCATGAGCTGAAAACGTACCTACACTTGGTGAATGGATTTGTAAGCTCATCTTGTCCATTTAGAGCAACCGCCAAGAGAGTCCTTGGCAAACATActagataa
- the LOC8277439 gene encoding protein VASCULAR ASSOCIATED DEATH 1, chloroplastic isoform X1 produces MAVAPDTAERIGSLPMESSASKSASVLDYEPPSPATISCDADSPDRSDLSDSSPNPNRDFEIQAALRNEEYRQLFRLPPEEAIVQDFNCAFQESILLQGHMYLFSHYICFYSNIFGFETKKVIPFIEVSSVKRAKTAGIFPNAIEIFAGERKLLIWQYFFASFLSRDEAFKLINDGWLQCVNGARAITEEQESMISGSSSLDNGIIIEKVNSFRGINELDSDDRDNDVSLSNDYMLSAPSAVEIERAPERLTEIKDNVKKDVEPVDYITSSSSTTSIWNEEDAEPPEIRKSYTRVGETKFPIKVEEFFNFFFSDDASNFIESFHQRCGDKEFRCSLWQPQEKLGHTRDVSFQHPIKIYFGAKFGSCQEKQKFQVYRNSHLVIETSQEINDVPYGDYFRVEGLWDVVKDADESNEGCLLQIYVDVAFSKKTVFKGKIVQSTLEECREAYATWINMAHELLKQKNLERREEGPNVIQNVEVHTEVALRSVETSEKSSQSNDRGRIAQMSGSLDVNERVGDLVQENFTNATAVASLLREYATRFSTFLRSQSQVSLILVVAFVVIFLMQVSILVLLNRPQTVQVASPGEYYMGGMGSSMGDRSTEAVAWLERRIHHLKDEMFMVEGQLERLRHEHNWIKAQLKDLDGLRNRN; encoded by the exons ATGGCAGTAGCACCTGATACAGCGGAGAGGATCGGTTCGTTGCCAATGGAATCTTCTGCTTCTAAATCAGCTTCTGTTTTGGACTACGAACCTCCTTCTCCGGCTACTATATCCTGCGATGCTGATTCTCCTGATCGCAGCGACCTTTCCGATTCTTCTCCAAACCCTAACCGAGACTTCGAAATTCAG GCAGCATTGAGGAATGAAGAGTATAGACAGCTCTTTCGATTGCCACCTGAGGAG gCCATTGTACAGGATTTTAATTGTGCATTCCAGGAAAGCATTCTCCTTCAG GGACACATGTACCTGTTTTCACACTATATTTGCTTTTACTCCAACATATTTGGATTTGAGACTAAG AAAGTAATTCCCTTCATTGAAGTTTCAAGTGTAAAAAGAGCAAAGACAGCTGGAATATTCCCTAATGCTATAGAAATTTTTGCTGGAGAGAGAAAG TTGTTGATTTGGCAGTACTTCTTTGCATCATTCCTTTCACGTGATGAAGCGTTCAAGCTCATTAATGATGGATGGTTGCAGTGTGTTAATGGTGCTAGAGCAATAACAGAAGAGCAG GAATCAATGATATCTGGGTCTAGTAGCCTAGATAATGGAATTATAATTGAAAAGGTCAATAGCTTCAGAGGGATAAATGAGTTGGATTCTGATGACAG GGATAATGATGTTTCTCTATCAAATGACTATATGCTTTCAGCCCCTTCCGCTGTTGAGATTGAGAGAGCTCCAGAAAGGCTTACAGAGATAAAAGATAATGTCAAAAAGGATGTTGAACCAGTCGATTATATCACCTCTTCATCTTCAACGACTTCGATATGGAATGAGGAAGATGCAGAACCACCTGAGA TTCGAAAATCTTATACAAGAGTAGGAGAAACAAAATTTCCG ATAAAGGTCGAggagttttttaattttttcttttcagatgATGCtagtaattttattgaatCTTTCCATCAAAGATGTGGAGATAAAG AATTTAGGTGCTCTTTGTGGCAACCTCAGGAGAAGCTTGGGCATACCCGTGATGTGTCATTTCAACatccaataaaaatttattttg GTGCAAAATTTGGGAGCTGCCAGGAAAAACAGAAATTTCAAGTATACAGAAACAG TCATTTGGTTATTGAGACATCACAAGAAATCAATGATGTACCCTATGGAGATTATTTTCGCGTTGAG GGGCTCTGGGATGTAGTCAAAGATGCTGATGAATCAAATGAAGGCTGCCTGTTGCAGATATATGTAGATGTGGCATTCAGCAAGAAAACTGTCTTTAAAG GGAAGATAGTGCAATCTACCTTGGAAGAATGTCGTGAAGCTTATGCAACATGGATAAATATG GCACATGAATTGCTGAAGCAGAAGAACCTTGAAAGACGAGAAG AAGGTCCTAATGTGATTCAGAATGTTGAAGTTCATACGGAAGTTGCACTGAGAAGTGTGGAAACTTCAGAAAAATCAAGCCAGTCAAATGACCGTGGAAGGATAGCGCAGATGTCCGGTTCCTTGGACGTGAATGAACGGGTTGGTGACCTTGTGCAAGAGAATTTCACGAATGCTACAGCGGTTGCATCCTTGTTGAGAGAATATGCAACGAGATTCTCTACATTTTTGAGAAGTCAGAGCCAAGTTTCCCTGATATTAGTTGTTGCATTCGTTGTAATCTTCCTGATGCAG GTGAGCATACTTGTCCTGTTAAACAGACCGCAAACTGTTCAGGTGGCTTCTCCGGGAGAGTACTACATGGGTGGCATGGGTAGTTCAATGGGTGACCGATCAACTGAAGCTGTGGCGTGGCTGGAGAGGCGAATTCACCACCTTAAGGACGAGATGTTCATGGTTGAGGGGCAGCTGGAGAGATTGCGGCATGAGCACAATTGGATAAAAGCTCAGTTGAAAGACCTAGATGGTCTTAGAAACCGTAACTAA
- the LOC8277439 gene encoding protein VASCULAR ASSOCIATED DEATH 1, chloroplastic isoform X2, producing the protein MAVAPDTAERIGSLPMESSASKSASVLDYEPPSPATISCDADSPDRSDLSDSSPNPNRDFEIQAALRNEEYRQLFRLPPEEAIVQDFNCAFQESILLQGHMYLFSHYICFYSNIFGFETKKVIPFIEVSSVKRAKTAGIFPNAIEIFAGERKYFFASFLSRDEAFKLINDGWLQCVNGARAITEEQESMISGSSSLDNGIIIEKVNSFRGINELDSDDRDNDVSLSNDYMLSAPSAVEIERAPERLTEIKDNVKKDVEPVDYITSSSSTTSIWNEEDAEPPEIRKSYTRVGETKFPIKVEEFFNFFFSDDASNFIESFHQRCGDKEFRCSLWQPQEKLGHTRDVSFQHPIKIYFGAKFGSCQEKQKFQVYRNSHLVIETSQEINDVPYGDYFRVEGLWDVVKDADESNEGCLLQIYVDVAFSKKTVFKGKIVQSTLEECREAYATWINMAHELLKQKNLERREEGPNVIQNVEVHTEVALRSVETSEKSSQSNDRGRIAQMSGSLDVNERVGDLVQENFTNATAVASLLREYATRFSTFLRSQSQVSLILVVAFVVIFLMQVSILVLLNRPQTVQVASPGEYYMGGMGSSMGDRSTEAVAWLERRIHHLKDEMFMVEGQLERLRHEHNWIKAQLKDLDGLRNRN; encoded by the exons ATGGCAGTAGCACCTGATACAGCGGAGAGGATCGGTTCGTTGCCAATGGAATCTTCTGCTTCTAAATCAGCTTCTGTTTTGGACTACGAACCTCCTTCTCCGGCTACTATATCCTGCGATGCTGATTCTCCTGATCGCAGCGACCTTTCCGATTCTTCTCCAAACCCTAACCGAGACTTCGAAATTCAG GCAGCATTGAGGAATGAAGAGTATAGACAGCTCTTTCGATTGCCACCTGAGGAG gCCATTGTACAGGATTTTAATTGTGCATTCCAGGAAAGCATTCTCCTTCAG GGACACATGTACCTGTTTTCACACTATATTTGCTTTTACTCCAACATATTTGGATTTGAGACTAAG AAAGTAATTCCCTTCATTGAAGTTTCAAGTGTAAAAAGAGCAAAGACAGCTGGAATATTCCCTAATGCTATAGAAATTTTTGCTGGAGAGAGAAAG TACTTCTTTGCATCATTCCTTTCACGTGATGAAGCGTTCAAGCTCATTAATGATGGATGGTTGCAGTGTGTTAATGGTGCTAGAGCAATAACAGAAGAGCAG GAATCAATGATATCTGGGTCTAGTAGCCTAGATAATGGAATTATAATTGAAAAGGTCAATAGCTTCAGAGGGATAAATGAGTTGGATTCTGATGACAG GGATAATGATGTTTCTCTATCAAATGACTATATGCTTTCAGCCCCTTCCGCTGTTGAGATTGAGAGAGCTCCAGAAAGGCTTACAGAGATAAAAGATAATGTCAAAAAGGATGTTGAACCAGTCGATTATATCACCTCTTCATCTTCAACGACTTCGATATGGAATGAGGAAGATGCAGAACCACCTGAGA TTCGAAAATCTTATACAAGAGTAGGAGAAACAAAATTTCCG ATAAAGGTCGAggagttttttaattttttcttttcagatgATGCtagtaattttattgaatCTTTCCATCAAAGATGTGGAGATAAAG AATTTAGGTGCTCTTTGTGGCAACCTCAGGAGAAGCTTGGGCATACCCGTGATGTGTCATTTCAACatccaataaaaatttattttg GTGCAAAATTTGGGAGCTGCCAGGAAAAACAGAAATTTCAAGTATACAGAAACAG TCATTTGGTTATTGAGACATCACAAGAAATCAATGATGTACCCTATGGAGATTATTTTCGCGTTGAG GGGCTCTGGGATGTAGTCAAAGATGCTGATGAATCAAATGAAGGCTGCCTGTTGCAGATATATGTAGATGTGGCATTCAGCAAGAAAACTGTCTTTAAAG GGAAGATAGTGCAATCTACCTTGGAAGAATGTCGTGAAGCTTATGCAACATGGATAAATATG GCACATGAATTGCTGAAGCAGAAGAACCTTGAAAGACGAGAAG AAGGTCCTAATGTGATTCAGAATGTTGAAGTTCATACGGAAGTTGCACTGAGAAGTGTGGAAACTTCAGAAAAATCAAGCCAGTCAAATGACCGTGGAAGGATAGCGCAGATGTCCGGTTCCTTGGACGTGAATGAACGGGTTGGTGACCTTGTGCAAGAGAATTTCACGAATGCTACAGCGGTTGCATCCTTGTTGAGAGAATATGCAACGAGATTCTCTACATTTTTGAGAAGTCAGAGCCAAGTTTCCCTGATATTAGTTGTTGCATTCGTTGTAATCTTCCTGATGCAG GTGAGCATACTTGTCCTGTTAAACAGACCGCAAACTGTTCAGGTGGCTTCTCCGGGAGAGTACTACATGGGTGGCATGGGTAGTTCAATGGGTGACCGATCAACTGAAGCTGTGGCGTGGCTGGAGAGGCGAATTCACCACCTTAAGGACGAGATGTTCATGGTTGAGGGGCAGCTGGAGAGATTGCGGCATGAGCACAATTGGATAAAAGCTCAGTTGAAAGACCTAGATGGTCTTAGAAACCGTAACTAA